One window from the genome of Acidobacteriota bacterium encodes:
- a CDS encoding trypsin-like peptidase domain-containing protein, with translation MTLRNTLFRYRTGVGFLALLAALVVGIAIGTVLVLDGVSSTEKESQSRLKTPEGRGKPLAAANAGSLTDGFTRVAESVEAAVVNINTTSIVNMERRQRELREFFGDEFWNRMPRGPARRTSLGSGVIVDSQGYILSNHHVIAPVQETGGRRVADKISVTLHTGETHTAEVVGVDHESDLAVIKIEAPEPLPFVPVGDATDLRIGEWVLAIGNPFGVGKTITAGIVSATARVIGGPVMATAFGDFIQTDAAINPGNSGGPLVNMSGEVVGINTLIVSGSRGSQGVGFAIPSTVFVNSYNQLVSKGKIERGWMGISMNDRPLNPEMAEYFGVSGEDPEGIKDGDGVLVTQLVDERGEPNQTGPAYDAGIREEDIIVRLGDQEVENNFDLRVTVANTPPGDALPVVVVRRGEVKNFTVMLAERTMEAQERSEAGGLSFEEEEDQEKRRKEIGLRWRTLNPRDSDQLGLDEEGGVFITEIWPGSLGDEAGLRRFDIITHVNGEAVQTDREFKETIDEIGADEAIILRVISINQNRKPSVRYVSFRKP, from the coding sequence ATGACCTTGCGAAACACCCTTTTTCGATACCGGACCGGTGTCGGATTTCTCGCCCTCCTGGCCGCTTTGGTCGTGGGCATCGCCATCGGAACCGTGCTCGTTCTCGACGGTGTCTCCAGCACGGAGAAAGAGTCGCAGTCCCGGCTGAAGACTCCTGAGGGACGGGGAAAACCGCTTGCCGCGGCCAACGCCGGCAGTTTGACGGACGGTTTCACCCGGGTGGCCGAGTCGGTGGAGGCGGCGGTGGTCAACATCAACACCACCTCCATCGTCAACATGGAGCGGCGCCAGAGGGAGTTGCGGGAATTCTTCGGAGACGAGTTCTGGAACCGTATGCCCCGGGGACCGGCCCGGCGGACCAGCCTGGGGTCGGGGGTGATCGTCGACAGCCAGGGATACATCCTCTCCAACCACCATGTGATCGCGCCGGTCCAGGAGACAGGTGGGCGGCGGGTAGCCGACAAGATCTCCGTGACCCTCCATACGGGGGAGACCCACACTGCCGAGGTCGTGGGCGTCGATCACGAGTCGGACCTTGCGGTGATCAAGATCGAGGCTCCGGAACCTCTGCCCTTCGTCCCGGTAGGCGATGCCACCGACCTTCGGATCGGCGAGTGGGTGCTGGCCATCGGCAATCCTTTCGGCGTGGGCAAGACCATCACCGCGGGGATCGTCTCGGCGACGGCGCGAGTCATCGGCGGTCCGGTCATGGCAACGGCGTTCGGGGACTTCATTCAGACTGACGCCGCCATCAATCCGGGCAACAGCGGCGGCCCGCTGGTGAACATGTCGGGTGAGGTGGTGGGAATCAACACGCTCATCGTCTCCGGTTCCCGCGGATCGCAGGGGGTCGGGTTCGCCATCCCGTCCACAGTCTTCGTCAACTCCTACAACCAGCTCGTGAGCAAGGGGAAGATCGAACGGGGCTGGATGGGGATCTCCATGAACGACCGGCCCTTGAACCCGGAGATGGCCGAGTATTTCGGAGTGTCCGGCGAGGATCCGGAGGGAATCAAGGACGGTGACGGCGTGCTGGTCACGCAATTGGTGGATGAGAGAGGCGAGCCGAACCAGACCGGACCGGCATACGACGCAGGTATCCGGGAAGAGGACATCATCGTGAGGCTGGGAGACCAGGAGGTGGAAAACAACTTCGACCTGCGTGTGACCGTGGCCAACACTCCCCCCGGCGACGCGCTTCCCGTGGTCGTGGTTCGCCGGGGTGAAGTGAAGAACTTCACGGTGATGCTGGCGGAACGCACCATGGAGGCTCAGGAACGGTCGGAGGCCGGAGGACTTTCCTTCGAAGAGGAGGAGGACCAGGAAAAACGGCGCAAAGAGATCGGACTGCGGTGGCGGACGTTGAATCCCCGTGATTCCGACCAACTGGGCCTGGACGAGGAGGGTGGAGTCTTCATCACCGAAATCTGGCCCGGCAGTCTCGGTGACGAGGCAGGCCTGAGGCGTTTCGACATCATCACCCACGTGAACGGAGAAGCGGTGCAGACCGATCGGGAGTTCAAGGAGACCATCGACGAAATCGGGGCCGACGAAGCCATCATCCTCCGTGTCATCAGCATCAATCAGAACCGAAAACCATCCGTGCGTTACGTCTCGTTTCGCAAGCCCTGA
- a CDS encoding UvrD-helicase domain-containing protein, whose amino-acid sequence MDDYLQSLNDRQKLAVTTTDGPMLVVAGAGSGKTRVITCKIAHLIHQGKCRPWEILGVTFTNKAAEEMRLRVEGLLQGPDRVPRLSTFHSFCVRVLRRHAEHLGYGRDFAICDTDDQNAILKKICADAGISSPVRRIRSLISKRKNRSRRRVYDFRFDDDPYDREGLEPVMAHYQEHLEKSNAMDFDDLILLADRLFREQPEIREAWSNRYRYLLIDEYQDTNASQYALVRHLASTHRNVTAVGDEDQSIYAFRGADIGNILSFEEDFPGAVVVKLEQNYRSRQSILDAATAVVSHNSERKPKRLWTENPRGEPVEVHSAESSHAESLFVCRRIERYLQQGETGIAVLYRINFLSRQFEDTLNRFGLPFRLVGGVSFYKRKEVRDALAYLRVARNPRDNLALERIINTPPRGIGAKSLARLRLGAARSGDSLWEAVCREAEQEDAPRRLRNVLERFVALVGRWQRWIDLEQPLHSILEQVLHSSGYVRKLEREDSEEANNRLMNLQELLSVARDHVDSGRSLQEFLDETALRSEADDYDEAAPVTLMTLHNAKGLEFPIVFLVGLEEKLLPHTRSLAEGNVEEERRLCYVGMTRARKRLILTLARTRRMWGGDLEERRQASSFLSEIPRRLVRYSGPEWSQAQLWGAGRSPGRSGAPSPGPEGTDDSSMSPSFTPGARVEHRDYGRGIVLQVQQAGNDLKLTVSFSGRGIKKFYQRYARVRLV is encoded by the coding sequence ATGGACGACTATCTCCAAAGTCTGAACGACCGGCAGAAGCTGGCCGTCACCACTACCGATGGTCCCATGCTCGTGGTGGCCGGCGCCGGAAGCGGAAAGACCCGGGTCATCACCTGCAAGATCGCCCACCTGATCCACCAGGGGAAATGCCGTCCCTGGGAGATCCTGGGGGTCACCTTCACCAACAAGGCGGCCGAGGAAATGCGTCTTCGGGTGGAAGGCCTGCTGCAGGGACCGGACCGGGTCCCGAGGCTTTCGACCTTTCATTCCTTCTGCGTCCGGGTTCTGCGCCGGCACGCCGAACACCTGGGCTACGGCCGGGACTTCGCCATCTGCGACACGGACGATCAGAACGCCATTCTCAAGAAGATCTGCGCCGACGCGGGCATCAGTTCGCCGGTGCGCAGGATCCGAAGCCTCATCAGCAAGAGGAAAAACCGGAGCCGGAGGCGAGTCTACGATTTCCGTTTCGACGACGATCCCTACGACCGCGAGGGACTGGAGCCGGTGATGGCGCACTATCAGGAGCATCTGGAGAAGTCCAACGCCATGGACTTCGACGACCTGATTCTGCTTGCCGACAGACTCTTCCGGGAACAGCCCGAAATCCGGGAGGCCTGGTCGAACCGGTACCGGTATCTCCTCATCGACGAATACCAGGACACCAACGCCAGTCAATACGCCCTGGTGCGCCATCTGGCCTCGACCCACCGGAACGTGACTGCCGTGGGTGACGAGGACCAGTCCATCTACGCCTTTCGGGGAGCCGACATCGGCAACATTCTCAGCTTCGAGGAGGACTTTCCCGGAGCGGTCGTGGTCAAGCTGGAACAGAACTACCGTTCCCGCCAGAGCATCCTGGACGCCGCCACGGCGGTGGTCTCTCACAACTCGGAGAGAAAGCCGAAACGGCTCTGGACGGAGAATCCCCGCGGAGAGCCGGTCGAGGTCCATTCGGCGGAGAGCTCTCACGCGGAATCGCTGTTCGTGTGCCGGAGGATCGAACGCTACCTCCAACAGGGAGAGACGGGGATCGCCGTCCTGTATCGCATCAATTTTCTGTCCCGGCAGTTCGAGGATACTTTGAACCGCTTCGGCCTCCCGTTCCGTCTGGTAGGAGGTGTGAGCTTCTACAAGCGGAAGGAGGTCCGGGACGCCCTCGCCTACCTGAGGGTCGCCCGCAATCCCAGGGACAACCTGGCGCTGGAGCGGATCATCAACACTCCTCCGAGAGGCATCGGCGCAAAGAGCCTGGCCCGCCTCCGCCTGGGAGCGGCGCGAAGCGGCGACTCGCTCTGGGAGGCCGTTTGCCGGGAGGCCGAACAGGAGGATGCGCCCCGCAGATTGCGAAACGTCCTGGAACGTTTCGTCGCCCTCGTGGGCCGATGGCAGCGGTGGATCGACCTGGAACAGCCACTGCACAGCATCCTGGAACAGGTCCTGCATTCCAGCGGATACGTCCGGAAACTGGAACGAGAAGATTCGGAAGAGGCCAACAACCGGCTGATGAACCTGCAGGAGCTCCTGAGCGTCGCTCGCGACCATGTGGATTCCGGCCGGAGCCTCCAGGAGTTCCTGGACGAGACCGCGCTCCGGTCGGAAGCGGACGATTACGACGAGGCGGCCCCGGTCACGCTGATGACGCTCCACAACGCCAAGGGATTGGAGTTTCCCATCGTCTTCCTGGTAGGACTGGAAGAAAAGCTGCTGCCCCACACCCGATCGCTGGCGGAGGGGAATGTGGAGGAAGAACGGCGGCTGTGCTACGTGGGCATGACCCGGGCCCGGAAGCGCCTGATCCTCACCCTCGCCCGCACCCGGAGGATGTGGGGGGGAGACCTGGAGGAACGCCGCCAGGCGAGCAGCTTCCTGTCGGAAATTCCCCGCCGCCTGGTGCGATACTCCGGACCCGAATGGTCACAGGCCCAGCTTTGGGGCGCCGGTCGCTCTCCGGGACGATCCGGGGCCCCGAGTCCCGGACCGGAAGGGACGGACGACAGTTCCATGAGCCCGAGCTTCACACCGGGCGCCAGAGTCGAGCATCGCGACTACGGGCGCGGAATCGTCTTGCAGGTTCAGCAAGCCGGAAACGATCTCAAGCTGACCGTCTCGTTCTCCGGGCGGGGCATCAAGAAGTTCTACCAGAGATATGCGAGGGTCAGGCTGGTCTGA
- a CDS encoding ParB N-terminal domain-containing protein yields the protein MSFPEPPPALENVDLARIDGSDETLAITPAWFPLGRLAASIRSVGVVTPLHLQPAPGGDLRIAMGFSRYRAARASGVRAVPALVRTRASDRKLFDCALAEKAAGPLHDLERARALVKLREQFGVEEESLIDRYLPLLNAPPSRYRLRFLLRLGRLDEVLQRAVHRVLDPETAFRLAAWTVAERELFLGLLTRYEPGRNRQRELFDLLDDLRSAERRRGSAGLDRVWKSSGAGEADEDAGTVRPLRFRRILDCLHRLRRPHLSRHQDRYRRLKGDLKIPPQIRLQVPPYFEGDQLSFSFSCRNQAEFRHLVGRLEEMGNRRELGRIFELL from the coding sequence ATGAGTTTCCCGGAACCGCCTCCCGCCCTGGAAAACGTGGATCTGGCCCGTATCGACGGCTCGGACGAGACGCTGGCCATCACTCCAGCTTGGTTTCCCCTGGGACGATTGGCTGCGTCCATCCGGAGCGTGGGCGTGGTCACGCCCTTGCACCTGCAGCCGGCGCCGGGCGGCGATCTGAGAATCGCCATGGGGTTTAGCCGCTACCGCGCGGCGCGGGCTTCGGGCGTGCGCGCGGTGCCGGCGTTGGTCCGGACCCGGGCCTCCGACCGGAAACTCTTCGACTGCGCGCTGGCCGAGAAAGCCGCCGGCCCGCTTCACGATCTGGAGCGGGCGCGGGCTCTGGTCAAGCTCAGGGAGCAGTTCGGGGTCGAAGAGGAATCCCTCATCGACCGGTACCTGCCGCTCCTGAACGCGCCGCCCAGCCGCTACCGCCTCCGTTTCCTCCTCCGCCTCGGACGCCTCGACGAAGTGTTGCAGCGCGCCGTTCACCGGGTCCTGGACCCGGAAACGGCCTTCCGGCTGGCGGCTTGGACGGTTGCGGAGCGGGAGCTGTTTCTGGGACTCCTGACGCGGTATGAACCGGGCCGAAACCGGCAGCGGGAACTGTTCGACCTGCTGGACGACCTCAGGTCTGCCGAGCGCCGGCGCGGGTCCGCAGGGCTGGACCGGGTCTGGAAGTCGTCGGGCGCCGGAGAGGCGGATGAGGACGCCGGGACGGTCCGTCCTCTTCGGTTTCGCCGGATCCTGGATTGCCTCCATCGGCTGCGCCGGCCCCACCTGTCCCGGCATCAGGATCGCTACCGCCGGCTGAAGGGTGATCTCAAGATCCCCCCCCAGATCCGGTTGCAGGTTCCCCCCTACTTCGAGGGGGATCAGCTCTCGTTCTCTTTCTCCTGCCGCAATCAGGCCGAGTTTCGCCATCTGGTGGGCAGGCTCGAGGAGATGGGCAACCGTCGGGAGCTGGGACGGATCTTCGAACTCTTGTGA